Genomic segment of Salvia splendens isolate huo1 chromosome 12, SspV2, whole genome shotgun sequence:
caacttacagcagctccatacatgcagaaaacatagccggattgggacttccttgtgtcaatgttagtagcaaaatcagaatcacaatatcccaataGAGGCTGTGCATCAAAATTCTTACTTCCATCAAACAGTATGCCATAATCCTGAGTACCATTCAGATACCTTAGTATCCATTTTAAAGCATGCCAATGCTCCATACCTggatctgccatgtatctgctcacaacaCTTATGGCTTGGCTGatgtctggccttgtacacaccatggtgtacatgatgCTTCCCACTATGTTTGCATATGGGATTTTATCCATCTCTCTTCTCTGACTATCATCTTTAGGGCACTGATTTACACTGAGCTTAAACTGCTGGCTCAGGGGCACACTCACTGGTTTGCTTTTATCCATCTGAAATTTCTTGATCACATTCCTGATGTAATCTTTCTGAGTTAGCCATATCCTTTTCTTGTCTCTATCCCTTATGATCTCCATTCCAAGGATCTTCTTTGCatctccaagatccttcatatcaaattcagatttcagatcacctttcactaactccacctcttccttatgctctgcagagatcagcatatcatctacatacaatagtagatatgccacagcaactccacctcttctgTTGATGAAGACACAATGATCATACAAAGACTTCTCAAAACCGATCTTATGCATGAACTCATTGAACCTGAGATACCACTGTCTTGAACTTTGTTTTAGACCATATAAGCTTCTTTTCAGCAAACACacctttccttcatttcctggTTGGACAAAACCAGGAGGCTGCTCCATGTAAATTTTCTCTTcgagctctccatgaagaaaggctgttttgacatcgagttgctgcaattcccaatttCTCTGAGCAACAATGGCAAGTAGAATCCTGATGGAGCTATGCTTTACCACAGGGgagaatatttcattataatctACTCCCTCCTTTTGTGTAAAGCCTTTGGCCACCAACCTGGCTTTAAATCTGATTTGATTGTTGTTGAAGGCctcaattttcttcttaaaaatccatttacaaccaactgttttctgatcagttggcctcaacaccaaaatccatgtgtgATTTTTGTACAAGCTATCAATCTCCTCCTGCATGGCTAATAGCCACTGATCCTTCTCCGGACTCCTTATTGCTTCCTTGTAATTTGAAGGCTCATGATAGTCCATCTCCTCAGCTATGGCCAGTGCATAGTGCATcatatcaaaatcctgaaatctGGAAGGGAGCTTGATCCTTCTTCTGGTTCTGTCTCTTGCAACCAGTCTCTGTGGAGTCTTGATGTTACTTTCATGTTCAGAGGATCCACCAACACTGGTTTCTTGTGAATTTCTCACAGTATCTGGTGGACTTCTTACAGCATCAGATGAGGATTCCCTCTGACcctccacctcaaactcaacaGTCTGAACTTGCTtcatgaagaaaggcatttcAGATTCCCTGAAAATAACATCCCTACTGATGACAACCTTCTTATTCCCTTCCTCACAGCACCATAATCTGTAACCTTTAACTCCAACCTGATAgcctatcatcacacatctgAGAGCCCTTGGTTCCAGCTTTCCTTGTTTGATGTGAGCATATGCTCTACACCCAAATGGTCTTAATTTTGAATAGTCTCCATAAGATCCATACCATCTACTATCCGGAGTCTGATTTTCAATGGCAGCAGAGGggcatttgttgattaaaacaacagctgtggaggctgcttctgcccaaaatGGTTTTGACATTCCAGATGCTATCAACATGCATCTTACCCtttcaagaatggttctatttattctctcggcgaccccattttgttgtgggttgtgaggcaccgttctatgccttttaattccttttctcttgcaaaactcatcaaactcatgggacaaaaattccagcccattgtcagttcttaggcatcTCAAAGGCTTCCCCTTTTCTAGCTCAACTGCAGTACACCACTCCTGAAATTTCTTGAAGGTctctgacttttctttcatgatcattatccaaacctttcttgaaaaatcatcaacaaatgataagaaatacctgcctcctccaatgctatttactggtgcagggccccatatgtcactgtgaacatattggagaggTTGTGTTGAGTTATGTTTGCCCACTCCATATGGCAGCTTCTTGTTTTTGCCAAGAATACATTCTTCACACGATCCAATGGCTCTTTGTATCTCTGAATCAGCCATCTGAATAATGCCTTGCTTTACCAGCTGCATCAGCCCAGTGTCCCCCACATGGCCCAGCCTAGCATGCCAATTGATGGTCTTTTGTGTGTTGTTAGCTGTTCCAGCAACTGCCTCAGCTTTCAGATAATAGAGCACATTGTTTCTGACAGCCTtcatgatcatttggccatcctTTTTGACAAGCATCTCTCCACCAAAGAGAGTCAATTCGTAGCCATTCTTCTCAAGAAGACCCAAGGATATAAGATTCCTTTTAATGGATGGGATGTATCTCACATCAGTGAGAGTTCTGAAAATTCCATTGTCCATCCTCAAACATATGCTCCCAACACCCCTTACATCACACACATGGTCATCTCCCAGCAACACCGAGCCTTCAGATTCCTTTAAATCTTGGAACCAGTCGAGATTGGAggacatatggaaactgcaGCCTGAGTCCATGATCCATAGCCTTGATAATGGGCTATCCTCCACCACATTGAGAGCTCTtgcctcttcaatttcctcagtgatagctgctgtaccatctcctttgtgattttcagattgctttttcttccaagcaaaacaattttgcttgatgtgtcctggtttcttacaccagaAGCAGCTTCTAGATTCCTTTTGATCTCCTTCCTTAGATGATCTTGGCTTCCACTTGTCAGATGggggtttcttgaatttgaattgtttctttgAAGTTGCCTTCACATTGAGGCTTTCAGCAGCTTGATCGATTGGCTTGCTGACACATTTTTGCATTGCCTTCAGCTTTAATGCAGAAAATACCTCCTCCAAAGTCACTTTCGAATCCCTTCCAAGAAGTATTGAGTCTTTGAATTGCTCAAAACTCTgaggcagagcattcaataacatcaaagctttatcctcatctttcatGGGATCATCTACaccctcaagatcatctatataCTTTCGAAAATCTTCCAGCTGATCCGCCAGACTCTTGGAGTCAGAAAATCTAAAGTTGAACAATCTTTGCTTGAGATGCAACCTATTGGAGATTGACttctccatatatattttctcCAATTTCTCCCACACTCCCGCGGCATCATCCTCTTTCTGAACCTCCCTCAAGACTCTATCGCTGAGGCACAAGACAATCGAGCTATACGCCTTGTATTCCAGTTCTTGACATTTCGCcgcatccatcccttgaatctcTTTCTTGTCCGTCTTGGATTTCACATAATCCCAGACGCCTTGCTGCATTAGAACagctctcatcttcaatctccacaggccgaaatcattttcgccggtgaatttctcaacgtcgaactttgcggtagacattgttgaattcgtcgtccttcttcgattcccacagacggcgccaattgtaatgctatcagatacgcgactcaatcttgttatcacaacgagatcgattccggaacaagaagaacgaatacttgatatgaaaatgaataagcaaaaaaaacaattcttggagagtcaatggaaatcttgtgttttatttgtgtggaagattacaaaactcttggatgaaaaattctctttcttttttcacagctcggctctatttaactagttcaacctaacggctttcatttaaagctaactaactagtcgcatccgacgacgtgcatcagttaataacaactgtcaactccgaactcgtttaagttcggccaacaccgaacacgtttaagttcggccaacaccgaacaccaacaccgagcaccaacaccgagcaccaacaccgaacactgagcaccgagctcaacaccgaacattgagctcggttaatccctgagcacgactacaaactcgaccaatcaccgagcatgattgcagttcgtcagatcaccgaacagcatatcggtccctaatcgccgaacagtatattggtaaccgaactgaactgattgtgcagttttgccccaatcctcataacaatAAGGATTAATTAAGAAAACTTAgattaagtatttttttaaaaattaaattagattATTGCTTAGATTAGAAAACTTCAAACTCTTCAAAAGGTTAAAATTTTGACATGTAATTAAAAATGTGGCGTTTGAAAGTCAAATTAGCTTGTTGATTTCTCAATTGAAATATTCATTAAATGAGGTGTAAACTTTTCGACTGCCACACACACCATAACGAGctggattaatttatttattattgttttatgcAATAAAATTATAGAATCCCATGAAACATTGATTTATTTAGGAGCCATATAACATATTCTTGGTGGTGTGAACCAAAATTATACCTCTCCCATTTAAAAATtgttatgtaattttgtaatgaTCAATTACTAAAATCACGGTAGACCGAGTTAAATGTTTGAGTTATGGAGTGGTAAGCAAGCATATGATCTTGATAATAATgtcataattatttattaaaatggaTCGTGCAACATAAATTCGTAAAATTGGAtgattagttaattaattatgttatgTCACAGGTCGTAACATGGGATTGAATGGCCCATTATTTCACAGAATATATGGCGTTGAATTTGTCGGAATTAatgtttaattatataattgctCACgacaaaaatttattttattttgatttattctTTCTCCTACTTCCAAATTCCAATTGGTAATTATATCTCAATTCAATATTACTATTGAGCTATATCAATTCAGCAAAGAAGATCATTCATCGTAAAGAGTCATCACAGATAGATTAAAACAATTACCTTATGATATCATCTTGGTCTTTTTGATATATGAaattaaaagattaaaaaaacgTAATAACACAACCGTGGTAAGAACATGcccttaattaattaattaattaattagataaTTATTGTGCAAATATACCTACTCGGGTACTTTACTAGCTAGATATACCTGCTTTTGGATTGTTTTGTAACATACTATTATTGCTTTAAATTAATAATGTGGATCGGTCTGATCCAATTATTAGTATATGTGTTGTATCACTTGTCAAAAAGCTGTAATTTAGAGAATGAAATAATATAAAGCAAATTAATAGCAATGAATTATATTAACACAAAATTGGTCGTTGACTATATATATAAGTAATTGCAAATTGCTAGTGATTTTCTTAGCATGATAACATTTGTCTGAAAACTAGCAAGGATAAGAAGAGATtaccaataaaattaaacaagaCAAACCTTTATGCAATGTGATGAATAATTAAGAGTACTATTCATGTTTTTACTAAAGAAAAATAGCATAACTAAGATATGCTAATTGAGGTGATAGTATTTTGCAATATTTTCCAGTAGTTAATTcaccaattaataaaattaaacaagaCAAACAAGAACAGGTAACTTAGCACACCACATGTTAACCACAATTTTTAATACCTTAATTAAGATCTAAGTCAACCCTAACAAAGATAtctcataaataaaaattcaatcctATAATTGGCCATGTCTAGCTATGTGACAActaatttacaacaaattaaattttgattaagcCCCCCACCAAATCCTAATATATTTATCTATAAATGTATGCATATACCTATCACTACTCCAAGCCAAACAAGCAATCAAAACATTTTGAGTTTGAGAGTTGATGAAAATGGCTTCTTCAACTAAGcttttctctctcactctttTCTTTCTAGGAATCATTGCACTAAGCAATGCTCAAAGCCTATCTCTCAAATACTACAGCAAGACATGTCCAAAGGTTGAATACATTGTGAAGAAAGAAACTAACAAAATCATTTCTGTTGCCCCAACTCTTGCAGCTCCCCTCCTCCGGATGCATTTCCACGATTGCTTCGTTAGGGTACGTGTTCGGATATGCATACAGTCATTACTTGCATATAGTTTGGATTGGTGACATGGCGATTAATAATTTATGTCATGGTTTTTTTTAGGGTTGTGATGGTTCGGTGTTGATAAACTCAACAACAAACAATCAAGCTGAGAAAGATGGATTTCCCAACCTCTCTCTAAGAGGGTATGGATCCATTGATAGAGTGAAAACTGCGGTGGAGAAGGAGTGCCCCGGTGTTGTTTCTTGTGCCGATATCTTGGCGCTGGTCGCGCGTGATGCTACTGTAGCTGTAAGTGTTATGTGACTGAAATTTTTTGAAGAGACAATAACTTTTGAATAATATTTCCTCACGTATTCTATTTCTACAGCTTCACGGACCTTTCTGGGCCGTGCCACTAGGAAGAAGGGATGGGAGAGTGTCACTAGCCAATGAGACTTTAACTAATCTTCCACCCCCTTTCTTCAACATCACTCAATTGAAAGCAAGTTTTGCCTCCAAGAACTTGACCACAAAGGATCTAGTTGTCTTGTCAGGTAACAAAATTGATCGAATAATATACTATGTTGTTGTACATACTTATTTTCATTCCTATAATTAGAGTTATGTATGTTATAATCATTTTTACTTTGTCAATTTAACATATTTAGATACTAATACACATGCATCAAGAAATTGAGAATGACCAAAATACCCTTATAAGAGCGGACATGGAAAAAATTATTGCGAGGCTAAAATttctaaatttcaaatttctctTATTGTTTGAAGTGATGACTATA
This window contains:
- the LOC121758382 gene encoding peroxidase 27-like — its product is MKMASSTKLFSLTLFFLGIIALSNAQSLSLKYYSKTCPKVEYIVKKETNKIISVAPTLAAPLLRMHFHDCFVRGCDGSVLINSTTNNQAEKDGFPNLSLRGYGSIDRVKTAVEKECPGVVSCADILALVARDATVALHGPFWAVPLGRRDGRVSLANETLTNLPPPFFNITQLKASFASKNLTTKDLVVLSGSHTIGTSHCSSFSNRLYNFTGRGDSDPSLDPNYAARLRSRCPPADQTTLVEMDPGSFKTFDEDYYTLVAKRRGLFTSDSALLADSETREYVLRQARTKGSTFLEDFSESMVKMGKIGVLTGSQGEVRRRCAFVN